One window from the genome of Candidatus Poribacteria bacterium encodes:
- a CDS encoding ABC transporter permease produces MWWILIKLAWRNIFRNKRRTLIAATAIGIGLAALIFVDALMIGMTENMVRTATASFLGDAQIHREGFRDAQEVSLTIQALDEVTENLTKDDLVENFTQRTLSAGMITSPASVSAILLVGIHPPTEKFLSKIDDAITEGAYFEGDNSRDIVIGAKLAEILEIGLGDRVVVTVAQAESGDLSQEMFRIAGIYHFVDEEMNSGMAFVRIEKAQEMLAIGSRVHEIAIKFTSLTHAQDPALPFWEVYSQHGNEVLSWTELMSQLTAILEMTKYSKYIMGVILFGVVVFGIINTLFMSLYERMFEFGVLRAVGTRPFGMARVILFEAGALAIVSIGLGLILGFVLTVVFAHVGIDYTGVEMTGVTIQEFIRPIMKVEQFILYPIWLFIFTIIAGLYPARYAAKMSPAAAMRRSF; encoded by the coding sequence ATGTGGTGGATTTTAATTAAACTTGCTTGGCGAAATATTTTTCGGAATAAACGGCGGACACTCATCGCCGCAACAGCGATCGGTATCGGTCTCGCTGCGCTGATTTTTGTTGATGCATTGATGATTGGGATGACCGAAAATATGGTGCGGACGGCTACCGCTTCCTTCCTGGGTGACGCACAGATCCATCGGGAAGGTTTTCGAGACGCACAGGAAGTCTCCTTGACGATTCAAGCACTCGATGAGGTGACTGAGAATCTTACGAAGGACGACCTTGTTGAGAATTTCACACAAAGGACACTCTCTGCGGGGATGATTACGTCTCCGGCGAGTGTCAGCGCGATTCTCCTCGTCGGGATTCATCCGCCGACAGAGAAATTCTTGTCCAAAATCGATGACGCGATAACGGAGGGTGCATATTTTGAAGGCGATAACAGCCGCGATATTGTTATCGGTGCGAAACTCGCCGAAATCTTAGAAATCGGACTTGGCGACCGGGTGGTTGTGACGGTAGCACAAGCCGAAAGCGGAGATCTCTCCCAAGAAATGTTTCGGATTGCCGGTATCTATCACTTTGTCGACGAAGAAATGAACAGCGGCATGGCGTTCGTGCGGATTGAAAAAGCGCAAGAGATGCTTGCCATTGGTAGCCGTGTGCATGAAATCGCTATTAAATTTACGTCCCTAACCCACGCGCAAGATCCGGCACTGCCGTTTTGGGAGGTGTATTCCCAACACGGTAACGAAGTCTTAAGCTGGACGGAACTGATGTCGCAATTAACAGCGATATTGGAAATGACAAAATACAGCAAATACATCATGGGAGTTATCTTGTTTGGGGTGGTTGTCTTTGGGATTATCAACACGCTCTTTATGTCGTTATATGAGCGGATGTTTGAATTTGGTGTTCTACGCGCTGTCGGAACGCGTCCTTTTGGAATGGCGCGCGTCATCTTATTTGAGGCGGGTGCTTTAGCAATCGTAAGTATTGGACTCGGGCTGATACTCGGCTTTGTTTTGACGGTGGTTTTTGCGCATGTCGGCATTGACTACACCGGTGTTGAAATGACGGGGGTGACGATACAGGAGTTCATCCGTCCAATCATGAAGGTTGAACAGTTCATTCTTTATCCGATATGGCTGTTTATTTTTACGATCATTGCCGGACTCTATCCTGCACGCTACGCGGCCAAAATGTCTCCAGCAGCCGCAATGCGACGGAGTTTTTAA
- a CDS encoding Eco57I restriction-modification methylase domain-containing protein, producing MLTFNEDPGVDESIYQSYLFLAIKLKGDTYSRTALANITREINKLYAIPAMLIFQYGQALTFSIINRRPSQRDAALDVLEKVVLIKGIDVVNPHRAHLDILAELSLDALYQQHGFTNFLELHQAWQRTLDTSELNRRFFKEIADWYFWAVEKVTFPHDKGGQRGSADAGDDVAVRNATCIIRLITRLIFVWFLKEKGLVPSTLFDEDNIAALLADVDPQESTYYKAILQNLFFVTLNQEMNSPDKRGRGVPRKFRGEGRQHYNITSLYRYKRYFKDPEAALHLFETIPFLNGGLFECLDKPAPDDAKTILRIDGFSDREDNPLSVPNELFFSEPQAVNLNAVYDTKNSRYTVRGLIHILNRYKFTIAENTPIEQEVALDPELLGQVFENLLAAYNPETGTTARKQTGSFYTPREVVNYMVDESLIAYLQNTVRNRAIHCPSETKLRHLLTYNDEPHQFTDTETEQLITAIDTLKILDPACGSGAFPMGILHKLVFLLSKLDPRNAQWRQRQIDRVQNTITEAEKIDDSVIRESTIDELEGEIENINEAFERNELDYGRKLYLIENCIYGVDIQPIATQIAKLRFFISLIVEQKIDDTRENRGVRPLPNLETKFVAANTLLGVEKPAQMTFRNPEIDRKEKALEEVRRRHFTARTPRTKERYRGQDATLRAEISALLQQDGFPSETTEKIAGWDPYDQNAAADFFDPEWMFGITDGFDVVIGNPPYVRQEKIKDLKPTLKKRYTCYTGAADLYVYFYERGLQLLSPNGIHTFICSNSWLDVNYGAPLQKYLLDNTAGAVICHSEAEREFESADINTIVSILHNGTPDADSHLRFLTFKTFIGDPDIENRRERTRTYAELAQAGTRENRYTGDKWGGKYLRAPDIYWTLLEKGKDKLVRLGDVAEVRRGFTTGANEFFYLDAERIREWGIASEFLKPVIKSPRECKSIRVDPSELQFKLFMCHADKAALAGTAALDYIEWGESQGYHQRPSCRGRTRWWDLGQREVPSLSFNYLISSTARTLYAQKGCYTSDNFQEIHTDFGLILPLCASLNSSLFQLMVNMAGRSNFGGGLLKIQTYEVSELLCLDPKTFAFENETIFTSTAWEMLNPSDDRRALDAIIFDALGLTQGERDGVYEAVVNLVESRLRKARSLKGK from the coding sequence GTGCTTACCTTCAATGAGGACCCAGGCGTTGATGAAAGTATTTATCAATCCTATCTGTTTCTCGCTATCAAACTTAAAGGGGATACCTATTCCCGCACCGCACTCGCCAACATCACCCGTGAAATCAACAAGCTCTACGCCATACCTGCGATGCTGATTTTTCAATACGGACAGGCGTTGACCTTTTCCATTATCAACCGCAGACCGAGTCAACGCGACGCTGCCCTTGATGTGCTTGAAAAAGTGGTGCTTATCAAAGGCATTGACGTTGTGAATCCGCACCGCGCCCATCTTGACATCTTGGCAGAATTGTCGCTGGATGCCCTCTATCAGCAGCACGGGTTTACGAACTTCCTTGAGCTGCATCAGGCGTGGCAGCGGACGTTGGACACCTCCGAACTCAACAGACGCTTCTTCAAAGAGATCGCCGATTGGTATTTCTGGGCAGTGGAGAAGGTGACATTCCCCCATGATAAGGGGGGACAGAGGGGTTCAGCCGATGCGGGTGACGATGTAGCTGTCCGTAATGCCACGTGCATTATCCGTCTGATAACGCGGCTGATCTTCGTCTGGTTTCTCAAGGAGAAAGGACTTGTCCCGAGCACACTCTTTGATGAAGACAACATCGCGGCACTGCTCGCGGACGTTGACCCACAGGAAAGCACCTACTACAAAGCAATCCTTCAAAACCTGTTTTTCGTAACGTTGAATCAGGAAATGAACTCCCCTGATAAGAGGGGCAGGGGGGTTCCCCGCAAGTTCCGAGGCGAGGGACGGCAGCACTATAACATCACATCGCTGTATCGCTACAAACGCTACTTCAAGGATCCGGAGGCAGCACTTCACTTGTTTGAGACGATTCCGTTCCTCAACGGTGGTTTGTTTGAGTGCCTTGACAAACCCGCCCCGGACGACGCAAAAACAATCCTGCGAATCGACGGTTTCTCCGACAGAGAGGACAACCCGCTTTCGGTACCAAATGAACTCTTCTTCTCCGAACCGCAAGCGGTAAATCTCAATGCCGTCTACGACACGAAAAACAGCCGATATACTGTACGCGGGTTAATCCACATCCTCAACCGCTACAAGTTCACGATTGCAGAGAACACACCGATAGAACAAGAAGTCGCATTGGATCCCGAGTTGCTCGGACAGGTGTTTGAAAATCTGCTCGCTGCCTACAATCCCGAAACCGGCACGACTGCACGTAAACAGACCGGTTCTTTCTATACCCCGCGCGAGGTCGTCAACTACATGGTAGACGAATCCTTGATTGCCTATCTCCAAAACACAGTTCGTAATAGGGCAATTCATTGCCCGTCAGAAACCAAACTCCGGCACCTTCTCACCTATAACGACGAACCCCACCAATTCACCGATACCGAAACCGAGCAGCTCATCACCGCCATTGACACACTCAAGATTCTTGACCCGGCGTGCGGTTCCGGTGCCTTCCCGATGGGCATCCTGCACAAACTCGTCTTTCTGCTCAGCAAACTCGATCCTCGCAACGCACAGTGGCGACAACGGCAAATCGACAGGGTTCAAAACACCATCACAGAAGCAGAGAAGATTGACGACAGCGTTATCCGAGAAAGCACGATTGACGAATTAGAAGGCGAAATTGAAAACATCAATGAGGCGTTTGAACGCAACGAACTCGACTACGGCAGAAAACTCTATCTCATAGAGAACTGCATCTATGGAGTGGACATCCAACCGATTGCCACACAGATCGCCAAACTCCGCTTCTTTATCTCGCTGATTGTGGAGCAGAAAATCGACGATACGCGTGAAAATCGCGGCGTGCGTCCGTTGCCGAACCTTGAGACGAAGTTCGTCGCTGCGAACACACTGCTCGGTGTGGAGAAACCGGCACAGATGACCTTTCGCAACCCGGAGATAGACAGGAAAGAAAAGGCATTGGAAGAGGTCCGCCGCCGACACTTCACCGCTCGCACTCCGCGCACCAAGGAACGCTACAGAGGACAGGATGCAACACTCCGCGCCGAGATCAGCGCGTTGCTCCAACAGGACGGGTTCCCGAGTGAGACGACTGAAAAAATCGCGGGATGGGATCCTTACGACCAGAACGCTGCAGCGGATTTCTTTGATCCCGAATGGATGTTCGGTATCACAGACGGGTTCGATGTAGTGATTGGCAATCCGCCGTATGTCCGTCAAGAAAAAATCAAGGATCTCAAACCCACCTTGAAAAAACGCTATACCTGTTACACGGGTGCCGCAGACCTCTACGTCTATTTCTATGAACGCGGGCTGCAATTGCTGAGTCCAAACGGCATCCACACCTTTATCTGTTCTAACAGCTGGCTGGATGTCAACTACGGCGCGCCGTTACAGAAGTATCTATTGGACAACACGGCAGGTGCGGTTATCTGCCACAGTGAAGCGGAACGCGAGTTTGAGAGTGCCGACATCAACACGATTGTAAGTATTCTCCACAACGGCACTCCCGATGCAGATTCCCATCTCCGTTTTCTAACCTTCAAAACGTTCATCGGCGACCCAGATATAGAGAACCGTCGAGAGCGGACGCGCACGTATGCCGAGTTAGCACAAGCAGGCACGCGTGAGAACAGATACACCGGTGACAAGTGGGGCGGGAAATACCTCCGCGCCCCGGACATCTATTGGACGCTCTTAGAGAAAGGGAAAGATAAACTCGTACGCCTCGGAGACGTTGCGGAGGTGCGGCGAGGGTTCACAACGGGTGCCAATGAATTCTTTTACCTTGATGCTGAACGGATTCGTGAATGGGGTATTGCGTCGGAATTTCTGAAACCTGTCATCAAGAGTCCGCGAGAATGCAAGAGTATCCGTGTAGACCCAAGCGAGTTGCAGTTTAAGTTGTTTATGTGCCATGCGGACAAAGCAGCATTGGCGGGGACAGCGGCGTTGGACTATATTGAATGGGGCGAGTCGCAGGGGTATCATCAAAGACCGAGTTGCAGAGGCCGTACGCGCTGGTGGGATTTGGGACAGCGCGAGGTGCCATCGCTTTCTTTCAACTATCTGATTTCTTCAACAGCAAGAACGCTATATGCACAAAAAGGTTGCTATACAAGTGACAATTTTCAGGAAATCCACACAGATTTTGGTTTGATATTGCCTTTGTGTGCTTCTCTGAATTCTTCACTGTTCCAGTTGATGGTAAATATGGCGGGACGTTCTAATTTTGGTGGCGGTCTGTTAAAAATTCAGACCTACGAAGTTTCGGAGTTGCTTTGTTTAGATCCAAAAACCTTTGCATTTGAGAACGAAACTATATTCACATCAACTGCATGGGAAATGCTCAACCCTTCAGATGATCGCCGTGCCCTTGACGCAATCATCTTTGATGCCCTCGGTCTCACACAAGGCGAGCGGGATGGTGTGTATGAAGCGGTTGTGAATCTGGTAGAATCTCGGCTGCGGAAGGCGCGGAGTTTGAAGGGGAAATAG
- a CDS encoding ABC transporter permease, with protein sequence MILKIAFRNTFRQKRRTILTGLAMIVGFMLLSVSIGLTDGAYGNIIAMFTRNRIGHIQVHREGYLDKPSLYKTINNASTVGETILSVAGVEAWTPRVYGAGLGSVGEKSTAVQIIGIDVARETEATHFDKKVVEGSTLGEIPAYQAVIGKDLAKILSARIGSEIVIVSQGADGSIANDLYKIVGVAESGDDITDRVACYLHIEDAQELLVLEGRVHEIVVIASNINRVDKITKAIETQLNDSTLDVAPWQVVAKSFYRAMRTDQQGDAIARWVIMLIVAIGVLNTVLMSVLERTREYGVLKAVGTKPAQIFWLVVCEVVIIALGSICVGALLGVLANYLLSIYGITYPEEISFGGMKLKTLYAAVNVRCLVIPAMTVMLSATIVSLFPAIKAARIMPAKAMRTH encoded by the coding sequence ATGATACTCAAAATTGCGTTTCGTAATACCTTCCGTCAAAAGCGGCGTACAATCCTGACCGGTCTCGCGATGATTGTCGGTTTTATGCTCTTATCGGTAAGCATTGGTTTGACCGACGGCGCGTACGGCAATATTATCGCGATGTTCACCCGAAACCGTATTGGACATATTCAAGTGCATCGCGAGGGGTATCTTGATAAACCGTCGCTTTACAAAACGATCAACAACGCTTCTACCGTGGGTGAAACGATTCTGAGTGTTGCAGGCGTTGAAGCATGGACACCGCGTGTATACGGTGCCGGACTGGGTTCCGTCGGTGAAAAGAGTACGGCTGTGCAAATTATCGGGATTGATGTTGCACGTGAAACCGAAGCAACCCATTTCGATAAAAAAGTCGTTGAAGGCAGCACACTCGGAGAAATACCAGCATATCAGGCTGTTATTGGGAAAGACTTGGCGAAGATTCTTTCCGCGAGGATTGGTAGTGAGATTGTAATTGTTTCGCAAGGTGCTGACGGTTCGATTGCGAATGACCTATATAAGATTGTCGGTGTCGCAGAGAGTGGTGACGACATAACAGATCGCGTCGCGTGTTATCTACACATTGAAGATGCGCAAGAATTGCTTGTGCTTGAGGGACGCGTCCACGAGATTGTTGTGATTGCGTCAAACATCAACCGGGTCGATAAAATTACAAAGGCAATCGAAACACAACTCAATGATTCAACGCTTGATGTCGCACCGTGGCAGGTGGTCGCTAAATCCTTTTATCGCGCCATGCGAACCGATCAACAAGGGGATGCCATTGCTCGTTGGGTGATTATGCTGATTGTTGCTATTGGTGTTCTCAATACGGTGTTAATGTCGGTGTTAGAGCGGACGCGTGAATACGGCGTGCTGAAGGCTGTTGGAACAAAACCGGCGCAAATCTTCTGGCTTGTCGTTTGCGAAGTCGTCATTATAGCACTTGGGAGCATCTGCGTTGGCGCGCTCCTTGGGGTTTTAGCCAATTATCTGCTATCTATATACGGTATCACATATCCCGAGGAAATTAGTTTCGGCGGTATGAAACTCAAGACGTTGTACGCTGCAGTCAACGTCCGGTGTCTGGTTATTCCTGCTATGACTGTTATGCTATCAGCGACAATTGTGAGTCTATTTCCTGCAATAAAAGCGGCTCGGATTATGCCCGCAAAGGCGATGCGGACACATTAA
- a CDS encoding sigma-54 dependent transcriptional regulator yields MNRQSVFIELPSVSMQAIYNTIQRIMESNIPFFITGETGVGKEGIARYIHENGPRRDQPFIAINCGRFSAELLQSELFGHEAGAFTSAIRQRPGAFEIANGGILFLDEIPEMSLDAQKMLLRVLDTATFTRLGGNEVLTVDVHIIAATNRDIVKAVAEKEFREDLYYRLKGMMLHLPPLRERPEDIAPLVSAFIDEFSSEYGKNVTGITREALAHLEQAAWPGNIRQLRSTVQTAVALATADRLEPKDFPEIYPEFVETLISIWQALPLETQHAIWDTLPPETQHIIMHELATQTPKPWRSLQVPGIPGVGGKSEFLNIGNMNQNQILHAVAQRRVEQYSSLREAAESLDIDIRTLQKYAQWEESDN; encoded by the coding sequence ATGAATCGGCAGTCAGTGTTCATAGAATTGCCGTCGGTATCGATGCAGGCAATTTATAACACAATTCAACGAATAATGGAATCAAACATTCCGTTCTTCATTACTGGTGAAACCGGTGTTGGCAAGGAAGGAATCGCGAGATACATTCACGAAAACGGTCCACGACGGGACCAACCTTTTATAGCGATCAACTGTGGTAGATTCTCCGCGGAACTTTTGCAAAGTGAGCTCTTTGGGCATGAGGCCGGAGCGTTCACGAGCGCAATCCGACAGCGTCCGGGTGCGTTTGAGATAGCAAATGGTGGTATTCTCTTTTTAGATGAGATTCCCGAGATGTCCTTGGATGCACAAAAGATGCTGCTTCGCGTTTTGGACACAGCGACCTTTACGCGTCTCGGTGGAAATGAAGTTTTGACGGTGGATGTCCACATTATCGCTGCGACAAATAGAGATATTGTAAAGGCTGTTGCGGAAAAAGAATTTAGGGAAGACCTTTATTATCGCCTCAAGGGCATGATGCTTCACCTCCCACCGTTACGGGAGCGTCCAGAAGATATTGCGCCGTTGGTTTCAGCTTTTATTGACGAATTCAGTTCCGAATATGGGAAAAACGTTACGGGGATTACGCGGGAGGCTCTTGCTCATCTTGAGCAGGCTGCGTGGCCCGGGAATATCCGTCAGCTGAGAAGCACTGTTCAGACGGCTGTCGCGCTCGCAACGGCTGACAGGCTTGAACCCAAGGATTTTCCAGAAATCTATCCTGAGTTCGTTGAGACGCTCATCTCTATATGGCAGGCGCTCCCACTGGAGACGCAGCATGCGATATGGGATACACTCCCACCGGAAACCCAGCACATAATTATGCATGAACTCGCGACGCAGACTCCGAAGCCTTGGCGTAGTTTGCAGGTTCCCGGTATTCCGGGAGTCGGTGGTAAGTCGGAATTTCTCAATATAGGGAATATGAATCAAAACCAAATTCTACATGCAGTTGCCCAGCGGCGTGTTGAACAATACTCCTCGCTCCGTGAAGCGGCTGAATCGTTGGATATTGATATCCGAACCCTACAGAAATACGCCCAGTGGGAGGAGTCAGACAATTGA
- a CDS encoding outer membrane lipoprotein-sorting protein — protein sequence MAKPQNEIRIAARNLMVYSFLLSTLLFPVFAPAQEPTPDVETVVKKIDQLYRSETSHAEMEMQIVTPHWERTLAMTVWTRGMDKTFIRITAPKKEQGVATLRIGNEMWNYLPKTNKTMKIPPSMMMGSWMGSDFTNDDLVRESSMLDDYTYQYVTPEDAAPDHLYVQLIPKDDSPIVWGKIVAAVQSKDYIPVWQRFYDEKGNLMRVMNFKEIKTFGNKIAPSVMEMIPQNKEGHKTVVRWMNATFDSDIDDKIFTRRNLQRRR from the coding sequence ATGGCGAAACCTCAAAATGAGATACGGATAGCAGCACGAAACTTGATGGTATATTCTTTTCTGCTCTCGACGCTGCTTTTTCCTGTATTCGCACCAGCCCAAGAACCAACGCCCGATGTTGAAACCGTTGTCAAAAAAATAGATCAGCTCTATCGGAGTGAGACGAGCCATGCCGAAATGGAGATGCAAATTGTCACACCGCATTGGGAACGCACTCTTGCCATGACAGTCTGGACGAGAGGGATGGACAAAACTTTTATCCGAATTACCGCACCGAAAAAGGAACAAGGGGTCGCGACACTACGTATCGGGAATGAGATGTGGAACTACCTACCGAAGACAAACAAGACAATGAAAATCCCGCCGTCGATGATGATGGGATCGTGGATGGGTTCCGATTTCACGAATGACGACTTGGTCCGGGAGTCGTCGATGCTCGACGATTACACCTATCAGTACGTTACACCAGAAGACGCAGCTCCAGATCATCTCTACGTCCAACTCATACCGAAGGACGATTCTCCGATTGTTTGGGGAAAGATTGTTGCGGCAGTACAATCCAAGGATTATATACCGGTGTGGCAGCGGTTCTATGATGAAAAAGGTAACTTGATGCGAGTGATGAATTTCAAAGAGATCAAGACCTTTGGTAACAAAATCGCGCCCTCTGTGATGGAGATGATTCCGCAGAACAAAGAGGGACATAAAACGGTTGTCCGGTGGATGAACGCGACATTCGATTCGGACATCGACGATAAAATCTTCACACGCCGAAACCTACAGAGAAGAAGATAG
- a CDS encoding ABC transporter ATP-binding protein — MEQAQKTDVIVTEDVTKVYAADGIPVNALNGVDLTIQSGEFTALVGPSGSGKTTFLNIISGLDSPTDGKVWLAGKVLSEMSGNELSDFRRDNIGFIFQAYNLIPVLTVEENVEYIMLLAGVPKVERHERVIAMLESVGLTGVADRVPTQLSGGQQQRVAIARAMVSEPQIILADEPTANLDSKTGADLLEMMRHLNAETGMTFIFSTHDPMVMENARRLITLRDGRIDTDEAR, encoded by the coding sequence ATGGAACAGGCTCAGAAAACAGATGTCATTGTCACTGAAGATGTGACGAAGGTTTATGCGGCGGATGGGATTCCCGTCAACGCTCTTAACGGGGTTGACTTAACCATCCAGTCTGGAGAGTTTACGGCACTTGTGGGTCCCTCTGGCTCCGGCAAGACGACCTTTCTCAACATTATTTCTGGTTTGGACAGTCCTACAGACGGAAAAGTGTGGCTTGCCGGTAAAGTGCTTTCGGAGATGAGCGGCAACGAACTCTCTGATTTTAGACGTGATAACATCGGGTTCATTTTTCAGGCTTACAACCTGATTCCTGTGCTGACAGTTGAGGAAAACGTTGAATACATCATGCTCTTAGCAGGTGTGCCGAAAGTAGAGCGGCACGAGCGGGTTATCGCAATGCTTGAATCTGTCGGTTTAACCGGCGTTGCGGATCGGGTGCCAACGCAGCTTTCGGGTGGACAGCAGCAGCGTGTCGCTATTGCACGTGCGATGGTCTCTGAACCGCAGATTATTCTCGCCGATGAACCGACCGCGAACCTCGACTCAAAAACGGGTGCGGACCTGCTTGAGATGATGCGTCACCTCAACGCCGAAACGGGCATGACGTTCATCTTCTCGACCCATGACCCCATGGTGATGGAGAATGCGAGGCGTTTGATTACGCTTCGCGACGGGCGGATAGATACTGATGAGGCGAGGTAA